CcaagaaaatgaataaatttttCTAAGAGTACTTTTTATTATAACAGTAAATCTTTATACATTTTGAATGCAGCTTTTCACTCATTAATACAGACTTTTCTGCTAAAAATATGAAagattatttgttctttatccTGGGGGTGCCACATATGCTAGCAATCAGATCTAGTTACTCCATGGTAGCTTATTACTTCATTTCCCAGTGCTCAAAGGTGATCACAATCAGTGGATCACTGATGTATTTGGATAAAGAAGGATTTGAGCAAAATGGTGCGAGCCACTTACCATGGTGattatttttattgaaagttgttgttgtttttacacagAGCACTTGAAGAAAAATGGAAAGACGttgaagaaaaagaacaaaaattcaGAGAACAAATTTTGCTGCAAAGGAAACTGAAACATCAGGAAGCAACTGAAAGGTTCCAGCGTGGTCATATTCCACTTTCGCAACGGAAGAAAGTAGAAGGTTTGCATATTGCAAATGCAGCTATATCTATAATGCTTGCATTATAATGCGTGTTAGAAATAGATTTCATTCCAGATTAGTATCTGTCAAAAAAACAAATATTGCAATACCTTAGGGCCATTCCATAAAAGTGTATTAAATGAAcaaattattttttccttttaaaaaatagataaatagtttaaaaagtgaaataatgttataaaaaaaacaaccatgcccaCAATTATGTTGATCCTGCAGAATCCTATATTGTAAGCTTAACTTAGCCATCTGAATAGCCAAAAAGGTCAGGAACAACATGTGCTAGACAATGAGAAGTATATATAAACCGGAGGAAGTCTATAATTTTCATAATACTGTTTTAGTGTGTTGACTGACCCTTGAATTGTTGAGGTTTTGAGAAGTGGCTTCCTTACTGCTACTTCTGTTTAATCCCATGTATGTTCTTGATGGACCCAATGCAATGCTCTTCATTCTGTGCCCACCAGCAATGCATGGTGTTGGGTAGCCAGGAGAACAAAGCGGCTGCATCTTACCAGCTCCTTCTGCCTACCATTATGCACTTGCCTATCCAGGTCTTGGTCTCTGCTCCAGCAGTGTAGCAACCCCTACCTGGGgcagaccaaagttgttgagtttgggTTTTTTaggaaaattgttgagctttcagGACAAGGGGAAAGGTGGCAGAAAGAAGTAAGAAGTGCTCTGGCCATTTTTAGCTCTGGccacagcctctgctttctgGTGGGGTTTTCCCATAGATCAAAACAGCTGGCAATCCCTGATCTAGTAACATGGTTGTGAGCACAGAAATAGTTTCCAAAGGCAGATCTACACTACTGACAGTGTAAAAGGCTACTGTGCTTTGGGAGCACTGCATCTGTGATGCAAGTTTGGCTCTCTAGCCTAAGATTAGCTCTGTCAAAACTGACAATTTTGCTTGAGCTTTAATTTTGGGAGGGTGCAGTGCCTCTTCAATGTTAACTGCAGCAAAGAGCAGTAATTTTAGGGGTGAAGAGACTGTGCAACGTGGAAGACTTTGAATCTTGTGATAATATAACCACTGGCACATGTATTACATAATGCTgactttgattctatgattcagcctGCAATCGATTTCATTTCAGTTTTTCTGTATTTTTGTATGTGATTCTTTGCCTTGGAAACCTGGGTAGGGGTGTGTGTAGAATGATGCTGAGCCTTTACTGTTAGTGACCAGGATTGCAAAAAGGTTTAAACTCAATAATTTCAAATTACTTTATGTATCATTGAAGTTGGTTTCATACGTGAACAAACTTCATACTTCATTACTGGGCAGTCCTATGAGATGTAATACGGTAATTTTGTATATTTCAGGGGGGTTTTAGTATTTAAATACAGGATCCCTATTTCAAACTTGTTTTTGATGACACAGCATAACAGTTGTGAAGGATTCAGAAACACACGTTTGGTTCTGCTCCAGTCTTTATAATTCTCATGAATTATAAAGTACTCTCTCAGGGACATCTAACAGTTGTAAGCACAGACAGTCTGATGTCTCAGTCAACTTTCCAAGGTTGAAACTATGTGATATGGTATTTCACTTAAATATTCTTCTCCACTCAGGAAGTCATGAGTGCATCACCTCCGATTCTCAGTGGATGTTTCCTATCCACTAATCAAATGAAAGACAAAAAAACCAGCATTGGTAACTTTTGATGGTTAACGAATTAATTTCACTGTGTGTGCCTGTTTCATCATAATTAATTATTGAATTAAAGGAAGCCACCCATGAATAATATTATTGATATAAATATCAATCAATACCaggccatagctctgtggcagaatgtctgctttgagtgcagaaatGAACTGGGAGCCAGAGATTTTCTCCTTTGCGTGGCCTGTTGGGTGCAGAAATTATTTAActgctgcattttatttatattacTTTTCAAAACAAGGATgtactttcatatatatatatatatattctgcttttttatttcattactaATATTTTTATGAATTGTTAAGCCACCTTTAATGTCATTTATGGCAGAAAGTTAGCAAGCAAtctagaaaataataattttgaccaGACATTTCTTATAGTCACTGCCCTCCTTTCCTACCTTTATCAGGGCTTTCTATTTCCGCCTACCAAAAAAATCTACTGGCACAATCTACCAGGAAGTTTTTTTTATATGGACCCCATTAAAATGAACTGGACTGAAATAAATAGCACAAGAAGGCTATCGTAGATTGTGCTCTTTTTTTGTCCCTTATACTGAATACTCCTTGTTGCAATCACTTATGCTTAATTTAGGGTCCAGTATCATTTGTAAATTTAGCCTTAGTTGTAAATACACTAACATTATTGGATGCCTCAAAAATTCAAAAAACAGTTTAGGAATTGCAGTAATTGTTGGTGCATTTAAATAAGTCAGAGTGTGCCGAGTTTGCAAAGCCATGCTGTATGGGAACAACAAGGCAGAAGAAGAAGTTAAGGACTGTAGTAGTAGAGGGCTGATGTGGGCACAGTTTTAGAACTGTAGGAGCTTTCTAGGGGTGGGGAACTATTCTAGAGTTTTTGTGTTTAAAAGCTTGAcattttattcaatatttctaAATGCTGTCCTTCTTTTTAATTCCTAGTGCAGAGAAAACCAGAACCTAAATTAGATGAGGCTTTAAAGAAAATTCAAGTAACAGGATTACATTTGTCACCATCCAAAGTCATTGGAAGGtagatattttatttgtttaattcaaTCATAAAATTGCTGCAGTACTTGTGGGCGGAAGCTAAATGCAAGATCATATAAAATAGGCTTTTCCTCATTCCCTAGTGAACAGTATTGGGTGAGGGGAGGTCATGGGAAATTTTCCTTCCATTAACTTCAGTAAATTAACGTATTAGAATCCAGGCCCAATTTTGGGTGAGCCTTCCTTCATTCAACAACTGCCACATCGAATCCCATGTTGTCCAGGGTCCCCACAACTCTCCTAAGAAGCTTTTCAGAGGTGCAGGTAGCTGCAGGAAGGGGCAGAAAACTTGCTTTCTATGACGAGGTCACATATTTACCCCAGAAATATGCatttagcaaagcaaagtaaGAACTTAATGGAGTATATAAAATGCAGCTAAATGCAACACCAGCAGAATCACTTTATTCCTAGTTTGGGGCAAATTTTTACTGAAATATGTTTTTCACAAGTACCTTCTATAGTACATTGTAGCTACTAAATTAATTTTAGTGTGCAGAATGTTTCACTTTAGATGTAATTTTTTCCTGTGAAACTTTTCGTGAAAGTAGTAAAAATGTAGCTGGAAGTGACTATAATGTTTCTTCTCTGCAAGAGCTGCTGACACAACTTCCTCAGCTACTAGAAATGATCCCTTTTCCTGGAAACAGAGCTCAGTGAAAGCTGGCTGTGATAGGATAATGCAGGAAAACAGTGGTTCAAACCCGGACAATTCCCAGCTTCTCTTCCAACAAAATCTGAATGAAATGCAGCAGCAACTACAAGAACAACATTTCAGCAACCTTCAGGTATGATGTCCTGGCAGTTATTTACATCCTCTTAAAGGTGCAATTCATAAACCATCTAAGTAGGAGTACCTAATGTACCAACTTTTTAGACCCATTGCACCTGCTTCAGTGCCAATTTAAGGATCTAGAAGCCCAGGACTTCTCTCACCTTGAAAGGTAAAACAGCATGATAACCCCCCACACAAGTAGAACTTCACATGAAAGGACATTAAGGTGTTAACAGAGTCTTCCTTATCCTAGGCATGTCACCCCTGTGAAGGTGCACATCACTGCTGAGCCGGGTGTGTTGCAGTATCCTCAGCTGAAGTTGCTGTTGCAGTTGCTTTATCAGTCAAAGAGCATCAAAATCCATTCACTGCTTATGTTTAGGTTTCTTTCAAGCAACTGTATTCAGTTTGGTCTGCTGCTGGAATTGCAGAGCAGTACTATAAACaacttatttttcttttgcatagttAAATTGCCACTAGGGGCCGCTGGGGGTTTTCTGGCAAAGCAGATACAATTTTCCAACTGTTGAAGATAATTAGCAGAAAGGGGAGTTGCTTATACAGTCAGACCTCaattgtcgaacgtaatccattcagaaagcccgtttggcttccgaaatgtcCGACGACCGAGGCGCGGCTTCcagttggttgcaggagcttcctgcactcaagtggaagccgcgttggacgttcgacttccaaaaaacgtttgaaaactggagcatttacttctgggttttttggcatttgggagccaaaacattccaaaacagaggtgtttgggagccgaggtttgactgtaaataTGTAAGAGTTTAAACATACAGACAAACAAATGCTACAGAGTAACCACTGACATTGTTTCACTGTGGTGCATGGCTCTGAAACTCACTTTTAATAAGCAAGGGTGAGTGGAAAGCAATAGTTGAATAGGCTGCTGTAGTCAGTCAAAATCATTGCAATCGACTGTACACCATATCTGTATACATTGTGGTCATTTGAACTCTCACGTTGCGGTTTTACAGGTCTGGTAGGATTACAAAGATTCCTAAAATCCCCCCCTTTAGGGCATATAAAAAGGTCACTATGCCAGTATGAATATTGTTTCCTATTAATATATCCCTTTAAAATCAAACAAAATTTCAGTTCTAAACCTAATTCATTTCTAAACCAGAATATTGCTGTAATATAGTCACCACAGGGTTTGTATGtacttttttgtgatttttgagtTATAGCGCCTGCTTTCAAATAAAATTCAAGGGCCTGCAATAAAAATTACTGGGCTGATATCCAGTAATATTTTTTATCCCAAAGAAACAAGCTTCACAGGTTCTTAATTATAAGCAAGGAAGAGATAAGGTAAACTATTTTTATAAGACTTAAGCTGAAAACAATGAAGCAAAATCATCATTAGTTTGGATGCTATTGTGGTTTCCAACTAtctgataaaaaaaaattaacacatttctatacctcccttcatttctcaaagtggttcacaacaaattttaaaatacctttaaaatacCTTAAAGCAACAAATGCAGCAGCATACAGAAACCAGGGCAAATACAACAAGATGGTATTAATGGCTAGCAAAAGCCTGGAAGAACAAGTGAGCTTTTAACAAGCACACATTAGCACTGGCGGTTAACTTATTTTATTCCTGCCAGGTTGTGTATCCCAGGGGCTTTCATAGGTAATTTCTGTCTAAACTTGCAGCACCAGACATTTGAAAAAACATTCAGCTAAATAGACTGAAATTAGAGCTAGAAAAATCTCTGGCATGTGGCTCCCTATAAATTCGATATACAACTGAAATGAGTTCATCCCTGTGCAGAAGTGGCACCCAAAATGTGCGGTGTATGAGAACTTGCAATATTTTTCTAGCACTGAAAATCAGTGACCAAATAGAAGCTCCAGTTAAGAATACTGGCTGTTTGTGACATTTTTAGCACACTTCATCCTGTATTCAGAATGATATTCTTACTTGCAGAGATGACTTGAAAAAAGATCTTTGAAATGTATTCTTGAAAAATTCTACAGTTTTCTATCAAATTATTCCCAACTTTTTCCTTTGGTAGCGTGTCCACAAGGACATATTgatgtttatttgaaatgcaaaccTGAAAATCTTACtacttttcacacacaaaaacctaaGGACCTCTCTGATTTCCCtaattttctcttaaactttACCAAGAAGATGTGTCTTAGTGATATTTATAAGCTGTTTGCTTTTCTGTCTTAGGATTTTCATCAAGAAGTGAATGAAATAGCCCATACAGAAAGTGTTTGCAGCGTGGACAGTCTTGAGGCTGCAGAACCAAATGAAGGTTGCACAACACCCAGTGAAACATCTTCTTTATCTGCACAGTTGGACTCCTCAGTCCACAATTCAGAGGAATTACAGACTAGAAATAAAAGTTTCTCTGATGAAACTGACATGACACTTTCTAAAAATCAGCATGTAAATAATTGGCTTACAAATTTAAATACCTCAAATTTCCAGACAACCTCCCCCTTTCGtgatattttaataaaatacaaTGTCATACCTTCTGACGAGGACACATGCAGTCCTGATCAGAAATCATTTGTTCAAAGTAGGTCTGAACAAAGAGAGACTGCAAGAGATGCTTCTGATGAGAATCTAACCTTTGCACAAaatgaaagagaagagaaaagtttTCTGTCAAAACGTCCGTCTTCAGGCACAGAGGGTCCTGTAGCTACTGACAGCCCAGTACACGAAATAAACAAAGCTTGGGCTGTCCCTGATCCTACAGTTGTTTCACTACAAGAGAGAAATTCTCAGCTTCCCCAGAACAGAACCTCATCAGCTCAAGTCTCCTGTCAACAAACAGCAACCCCTGTGGTATTTCCTACTGCCCCTTACAATAACAGCTTCTCAATTAATTGCATGGAGAAGGGAAATGATCATTCAGCAAGATGTACTGAAGATATAGACTGTGTGACAAATGCTAAACATGAAAAGGTTGTAGCATCTTTGTTTGAAGAGATGTGTAAAGGCTGTATAAATCAACAGAACGCTAATGGAGATAATGAAATGACTAAAAATAGTTTATCTATGTCTCATGAAGATTCCACTGCTAATTTATCTGATCTTGACCAACAAGGGAACAACTCCAATGAAGAAAAAGTAGTGAAATTTCCAAAAAGCATATTGAAAAAAGAATCTAAGTATGAACTTAGCAATTTCAAGGCAGTGGTTGTCAACAGGGGGGTCAGATTTGGGACTCAGCCTGTGATTCCTAGAGACAGTattgaattggcaaaaatgaaagggaaagatGCAGAGCAAAAGAACTATAAAAAACTTAGGTGGTTTGATGAAATTAACAGAGCAGTGGGTGATGAAAAGCATTCAGAACAGAATATCATTGAAATACCTCATGCACAGCCCAGATCACCTGGTTCTCAAATTAGAGCTGCCACTTCTAGAACTAATGTTAGAAGCATTCCCGCTTGCACTCTCAATTCTGTTTTTCCAGAATATCTCCAGGAGAATTCTCAGGCATCTGCAAAAATTGCTAGTGTTAAAGACTCAGATAACGGGATGCAGAATGCTTTTGTATCTAAAGGATATCATGTTGCTAGACAAGCATGGATGGCGCCAAGAGGTGAAGAAATACCCCTAATATATAATTGTGAACTAAAAAATCCCAAAAGCAATCCATGTAAAAGTAGAACGAAACTGATCAAAAGACCAAAATCTGCCAAAGCCACATCAACT
The sequence above is a segment of the Podarcis muralis chromosome 4, rPodMur119.hap1.1, whole genome shotgun sequence genome. Coding sequences within it:
- the CEP126 gene encoding centrosomal protein of 126 kDa isoform X1, which codes for MEPGGGANGNVIGGNGSFYYYSSYGRAPAAAGGSQAASAWEAEGAAEPAAPGARRGVSESALPRGLGRRALSALGPSTNLKILLERDLSKERHELLKDQRLFRNRARKHFLETNKRRRALEEKWKDVEEKEQKFREQILLQRKLKHQEATERFQRGHIPLSQRKKVEVQRKPEPKLDEALKKIQVTGLHLSPSKVIGRAADTTSSATRNDPFSWKQSSVKAGCDRIMQENSGSNPDNSQLLFQQNLNEMQQQLQEQHFSNLQDFHQEVNEIAHTESVCSVDSLEAAEPNEGCTTPSETSSLSAQLDSSVHNSEELQTRNKSFSDETDMTLSKNQHVNNWLTNLNTSNFQTTSPFRDILIKYNVIPSDEDTCSPDQKSFVQSRSEQRETARDASDENLTFAQNEREEKSFLSKRPSSGTEGPVATDSPVHEINKAWAVPDPTVVSLQERNSQLPQNRTSSAQVSCQQTATPVVFPTAPYNNSFSINCMEKGNDHSARCTEDIDCVTNAKHEKVVASLFEEMCKGCINQQNANGDNEMTKNSLSMSHEDSTANLSDLDQQGNNSNEEKVVKFPKSILKKESKYELSNFKAVVVNRGVRFGTQPVIPRDSIELAKMKGKDAEQKNYKKLRWFDEINRAVGDEKHSEQNIIEIPHAQPRSPGSQIRAATSRTNVRSIPACTLNSVFPEYLQENSQASAKIASVKDSDNGMQNAFVSKGYHVARQAWMAPRGEEIPLIYNCELKNPKSNPCKSRTKLIKRPKSAKATSTFTTKNRKGTIIRPQSASEATKVMKTQGKIMAPHPPSKPIPGKKMDENPADSVSQSGNLWKAHTDTENSHFLPEGQDLCSDTTDSPSSGTACNSQVATMRPSYSIFTYELLRKKKATGQAVARCNSFPKGNSVYSENGLCRDRTPTDEEITVLWQGVHRALAQKDGAAGDSQHGVTLCNNSNNGDLQPTRTNVAHITIDGGNLMGSIKSGVRVNPIFASPPSTTFAMTRRKQSIENNENKRKALLEQRRQKAASAVWKPTSVVQNTTQTVKRGPPHCANDIVQAMGGISNSDEVSDSTTQFMLAENLANTSATESDILIDLDTVQPYKQTTVLNRPARQGMSALSFEEHKVLQSLDRINQKLLNVHETMKKIPSSTNVLQTLSPLVASPSYMDIIPTMQRYKSTSGDPRNLTQRRY
- the CEP126 gene encoding centrosomal protein of 126 kDa isoform X2; translation: MEPGGGANGNVIGGNGSFYYYSSYGRAPAAAGGSQAASAWEAEGAAEPAAPGARRGVSESALPRGLGRRALSALGPSTNLKILLERDLSKERHELLKDQRLFRNRARKHFLETNKRRRALEEKWKDVEEKEQKFREQILLQRKLKHQEATERFQRGHIPLSQRKKVEVQRKPEPKLDEALKKIQVTGLHLSPSKVIGRAADTTSSATRNDPFSWKQSSVKAGCDRIMQENSGSNPDNSQLLFQQNLNEMQQQLQEQHFSNLQDFHQEVNEIAHTESVCSVDSLEAAEPNEGCTTPSETSSLSAQLDSSVHNSEELQTRNKSFSDETDMTLSKNQHVNNWLTNLNTSNFQTTSPFRDILIKYNVIPSDEDTCSPDQKSFVQSRSEQRETARDASDENLTFAQNEREEKSFLSKRPSSGTEGPVATDSPVHEINKAWAVPDPTVVSLQERNSQLPQNRTSSAQVSCQQTATPVVFPTAPYNNSFSINCMEKGNDHSARCTEDIDCVTNAKHEKVVASLFEEMCKGCINQQNANGDNEMTKNSLSMSHEDSTANLSDLDQQGNNSNEEKVVKFPKSILKKESKYELSNFKAVVVNRGVRFGTQPVIPRDSIELAKMKGKDAEQKNYKKLRWFDEINRAVGDEKHSEQNIIEIPHAQPRSPGSQIRAATSRTNVRSIPACTLNSVFPEYLQENSQASAKIASVKDSDNGMQNAFVSKGYHVARQAWMAPRGEEIPLIYNCELKNPKSNPCKSRTKLIKRPKSAKATSTFTTKNRKGTIIRPQSASEATKVMKTQGKIMAPHPPSKPIPGKKMDENPADSVSQSGNLWKAHTDTENSHFLPEGQDLCSDTTDSPSSGTACNSQVATMRPSYSIFTYELLRKKKATGQAVARCNSFPKGNSVYSENGLCRDRTPTDEEITVLWQGVHRALAQKDGAAGDSQHGVTLCNNSNNGDLQPTRTNVAHITIDGGNLMGSIKSGVRVNPIFASPPSTTFAMTRRKQSIENNENKRKALLEQRRQKAASAVWKPTSVVQNTTQTVKRGPPHCANDIVQAMGGISNSDEDVHETMKKIPSSTNVLQTLSPLVASPSYMDIIPTMQRYKSTSGDPRNLTQRRY
- the CEP126 gene encoding centrosomal protein of 126 kDa isoform X3, whose product is MQENSGSNPDNSQLLFQQNLNEMQQQLQEQHFSNLQDFHQEVNEIAHTESVCSVDSLEAAEPNEGCTTPSETSSLSAQLDSSVHNSEELQTRNKSFSDETDMTLSKNQHVNNWLTNLNTSNFQTTSPFRDILIKYNVIPSDEDTCSPDQKSFVQSRSEQRETARDASDENLTFAQNEREEKSFLSKRPSSGTEGPVATDSPVHEINKAWAVPDPTVVSLQERNSQLPQNRTSSAQVSCQQTATPVVFPTAPYNNSFSINCMEKGNDHSARCTEDIDCVTNAKHEKVVASLFEEMCKGCINQQNANGDNEMTKNSLSMSHEDSTANLSDLDQQGNNSNEEKVVKFPKSILKKESKYELSNFKAVVVNRGVRFGTQPVIPRDSIELAKMKGKDAEQKNYKKLRWFDEINRAVGDEKHSEQNIIEIPHAQPRSPGSQIRAATSRTNVRSIPACTLNSVFPEYLQENSQASAKIASVKDSDNGMQNAFVSKGYHVARQAWMAPRGEEIPLIYNCELKNPKSNPCKSRTKLIKRPKSAKATSTFTTKNRKGTIIRPQSASEATKVMKTQGKIMAPHPPSKPIPGKKMDENPADSVSQSGNLWKAHTDTENSHFLPEGQDLCSDTTDSPSSGTACNSQVATMRPSYSIFTYELLRKKKATGQAVARCNSFPKGNSVYSENGLCRDRTPTDEEITVLWQGVHRALAQKDGAAGDSQHGVTLCNNSNNGDLQPTRTNVAHITIDGGNLMGSIKSGVRVNPIFASPPSTTFAMTRRKQSIENNENKRKALLEQRRQKAASAVWKPTSVVQNTTQTVKRGPPHCANDIVQAMGGISNSDEVSDSTTQFMLAENLANTSATESDILIDLDTVQPYKQTTVLNRPARQGMSALSFEEHKVLQSLDRINQKLLNVHETMKKIPSSTNVLQTLSPLVASPSYMDIIPTMQRYKSTSGDPRNLTQRRY